Proteins co-encoded in one Oreochromis aureus strain Israel breed Guangdong linkage group 3, ZZ_aureus, whole genome shotgun sequence genomic window:
- the LOC116318137 gene encoding tripartite motif-containing protein 16-like isoform X2 translates to MAQKGVQLDRETFSCSICLDLLKDPVAIPCGHSYCMNCIKGFWDEEDRKGIHSCPQCRKTFTPRPVLEKNIMLAGLVEQLKKTGLQAAPADHCYAGPEDVACDVCTGRKLKAIKSCLVCLISYCEKHLQPHCDVVQFKKHNLVAPSKKLQENICSRHDEVMKIFCRTDQQSICYLCTMDEHKGHETVPAAAERTEKQKELEVRRLNIQQRIQEREKDVKLLQQEVEAINGSADKAVEDSEKMFTELIRLIQKRSSDVKQQVRSQQETEVSRVKELQEKLEQEIAELKRKDGELEQLSHTEDHNQFLHNYPSLSALSESTHSSSINIRPLSYFEDVTAAVSETRDKLQDILREEWTNISLTVTEVDVLLSPERKTRAGFLKYSHEITLDPNTANTHLLLSDGNRKVTLMKQQQSYSDHPDRFTGRYQVLSRESLTGCCYWEVEWSGVNACVAVTYKNISRTGKGSECGFGNTDISWALY, encoded by the exons ATGGCACAGAAAGGAGTTCAGCTGGACCGAGAAACCTTctcttgttccatctgtttggatctactgaaggatccggtggctattccctgtggacacagctactgcatgaactgtattaaaggtttctgggatgaagaggacaggaagggaatccacagctgccctcagtgcaggaAGACTTTCACACCGAGGCCTGTCCTGGAGAAAAACATCATGTTAGCAGGTttagtggagcagctgaagaagactggactccaagctgctccagctgatcactgctatgctggacctgaagatgtggcctgtgatgtctgcactgggaggaagctgaaagccatcaagtcctgtttagtctgtttaatttcttactgtgagaaacacctcCAACCTCACTGTGATGTAGTTCAGTTTAAGAAACACAACCTGGTGGCcccctccaagaagctccaggagaacatctgctctcgtcatgatgaggtgatgaagattttctgtcgtactgatcagcagagtatctgttatctctgcacaatggatgaacataaaggccatgaaacagtcccagctgcagcagaaaggactgagaagcagaaggagctcgaggtgagacgactaaacatccagcagagaatccaggagcgagagaaagatgtgaagctgcttcaacaggaggtggaggccatcaatggctctgctgataaagcagtggaggacagtgagaagatgttcactgagctgatccgtctcatccagaaaagaagctctgatgtgaagcagcaggtcagatcccagcaggaaactgaagtgagtcgagtcaaagagcttcaggagaagctggagcaggagatcgctgagctgaagaggaaagacggcgagctggagcagctctcacacacagaggatcacaaccagtttctacacaactacccctcactgtcagccctcagtgagtctacacactcatccagcatcaatattcgtcctctgagctactttgaggatgtgacagcagctgtgtcagagaccagagataaactacaggacattctgagagaggaatggacaaacatctcactgacagtcactgaagtggatgttttactgtcaccagAGCGaaagaccagagctggattcttaaaatattcacatgaaatcacactggatccaaacacagcaaacacacatctgttattatctgatgggaacagaaaagtaacattaatgaaacaacaacagtcttattctgatcatccagacagattcactGGAAGGTATCAggtcctgagtagagagagtctgactggatgttgttactgggaggtggagtggagcGGGGTCAACGCTTGTGTAGCAGTTACATACAAGAATATCAGCAGAACAGGGAAGGGCAGTGAATGTGGATTTGGAAATACTGACATATCGTGGGCATTATATTG a
- the LOC116318137 gene encoding tripartite motif-containing protein 16-like isoform X1: MAQKGVQLDRETFSCSICLDLLKDPVAIPCGHSYCMNCIKGFWDEEDRKGIHSCPQCRKTFTPRPVLEKNIMLAGLVEQLKKTGLQAAPADHCYAGPEDVACDVCTGRKLKAIKSCLVCLISYCEKHLQPHCDVVQFKKHNLVAPSKKLQENICSRHDEVMKIFCRTDQQSICYLCTMDEHKGHETVPAAAERTEKQKELEVRRLNIQQRIQEREKDVKLLQQEVEAINGSADKAVEDSEKMFTELIRLIQKRSSDVKQQVRSQQETEVSRVKELQEKLEQEIAELKRKDGELEQLSHTEDHNQFLHNYPSLSALSESTHSSSINIRPLSYFEDVTAAVSETRDKLQDILREEWTNISLTVTEVDVLLSPERKTRAGFLKYSHEITLDPNTANTHLLLSDGNRKVTLMKQQQSYSDHPDRFTGRYQVLSRESLTGCCYWEVEWSGVNACVAVTYKNISRTGKGSECGFGNTDISWALYWYVKSFTFWHNNVRTDLSGPRSSRVGVYLDHRAGILSFYSVSETMTLLHRVQTTFTQPLYAGLWLWKDGDTAELIKVK, translated from the coding sequence ATGGCACAGAAAGGAGTTCAGCTGGACCGAGAAACCTTctcttgttccatctgtttggatctactgaaggatccggtggctattccctgtggacacagctactgcatgaactgtattaaaggtttctgggatgaagaggacaggaagggaatccacagctgccctcagtgcaggaAGACTTTCACACCGAGGCCTGTCCTGGAGAAAAACATCATGTTAGCAGGTttagtggagcagctgaagaagactggactccaagctgctccagctgatcactgctatgctggacctgaagatgtggcctgtgatgtctgcactgggaggaagctgaaagccatcaagtcctgtttagtctgtttaatttcttactgtgagaaacacctcCAACCTCACTGTGATGTAGTTCAGTTTAAGAAACACAACCTGGTGGCcccctccaagaagctccaggagaacatctgctctcgtcatgatgaggtgatgaagattttctgtcgtactgatcagcagagtatctgttatctctgcacaatggatgaacataaaggccatgaaacagtcccagctgcagcagaaaggactgagaagcagaaggagctcgaggtgagacgactaaacatccagcagagaatccaggagcgagagaaagatgtgaagctgcttcaacaggaggtggaggccatcaatggctctgctgataaagcagtggaggacagtgagaagatgttcactgagctgatccgtctcatccagaaaagaagctctgatgtgaagcagcaggtcagatcccagcaggaaactgaagtgagtcgagtcaaagagcttcaggagaagctggagcaggagatcgctgagctgaagaggaaagacggcgagctggagcagctctcacacacagaggatcacaaccagtttctacacaactacccctcactgtcagccctcagtgagtctacacactcatccagcatcaatattcgtcctctgagctactttgaggatgtgacagcagctgtgtcagagaccagagataaactacaggacattctgagagaggaatggacaaacatctcactgacagtcactgaagtggatgttttactgtcaccagAGCGaaagaccagagctggattcttaaaatattcacatgaaatcacactggatccaaacacagcaaacacacatctgttattatctgatgggaacagaaaagtaacattaatgaaacaacaacagtcttattctgatcatccagacagattcactGGAAGGTATCAggtcctgagtagagagagtctgactggatgttgttactgggaggtggagtggagcGGGGTCAACGCTTGTGTAGCAGTTACATACAAGAATATCAGCAGAACAGGGAAGGGCAGTGAATGTGGATTTGGAAATACTGACATATCGTGGGCATTATATTGGTACGTAAAAAGTTTTACATTTTGGCACAACAATGTCCGAACTGACCTCTCAGGTCCTCGgtcctccagagtaggagtgtacctggatcacagagcaggtattctgtctttctacagcgtctctgaaaccatgactctcctccacagagtccagaccacattcactcagccgctctatgctggactttGGCTTTGGAAAGATGGAGACACTGCAGAGTTGATTAAAGTCAAATAG